A part of Eubacterium sp. AB3007 genomic DNA contains:
- a CDS encoding DNA-directed RNA polymerase subunit beta, with the protein GLADRLVDVVAAEDVIDPNTGEILVESGERISRAMGKVIENAGVHHVDVYGKNDTDAVTRVIGSQFVDIRQYVDFEPKDIRLPDKVFYPVLKEILDEGLEGDALKNACRVRRDELSPKHIIMPDIIASVSYILNLPYGIGSVDDIDHLGNRRLRTVGELLQNQVRIGLSRMERVIRERMTTQNNEDASPQDLMNIRPVTAAIKEFFGSSQLSQFMDANNPLSELTHKRRLSALGPGGLSRERAGFEVRDIHQSHYGRMCPIETPEGPNIGLIGSLTTYGVINEYGFIETPYRIVDKENHRVTDEIKYFTADEEELLIIAQANEPLTEDGHFQNEKVAARGVGGEIAMFPRDRVDLMDVSPKQVVSVATAMIPFLENDDANRALMGSNMQRQAVPLLVTEAPYVGTGIEYKAARDSGVVVLAKHSGTVEFVDAKEIRIRRDDNNELEKYSLLKFRRSNQGTCINQRPIVSHGEHIEEGEVIADGPSTDLGEIALGKNLLIGFMTWEGYNYEDAIILNEKLIMNDVLTSLHIVEYEAEARVTKLAPEEITRDIPNVGEEALRNLDEDGIIRIGAEVSSADILVGKVTPKGENDLSSEEKLLRAIFGEKAREVRDTSLKVPHGEQGIVVDVKVFSRENKDELPPGVTKAVRVYIATKRKIQVGDKMAGRHGNKGVISRILPEEDMPFLDDGTPLQVMLNPLGVPSRMNVGQVLEVHLGLAAKKKGWYISTPVFDGATEKDIRQMLVECGYDETGKLRLRDGRTGEYFDKPVTVGYMYMLKLHHMVDDKIHARSTGPYSMVTQQPLGGKAQFGGQRFGEMEVWALEAYGAAYTLQEILTVKSDDITGRIKTYEAIVKGENIQEPGIPESFKVLIKELQSLALDVRVLSENDEEISLKDMSEYEEPSNATRDMMDMKPELRDENELFEAGYTEDEDGDYDNDSPVAE; encoded by the coding sequence GGTCTGGCGGACAGACTGGTAGACGTCGTTGCCGCAGAGGACGTCATCGATCCCAACACCGGAGAGATCCTGGTGGAGAGTGGCGAGCGGATCAGCAGAGCGATGGGTAAGGTCATCGAGAATGCCGGCGTCCATCACGTAGATGTATACGGCAAGAACGATACTGATGCAGTGACGAGAGTCATCGGCAGCCAGTTCGTTGACATCCGTCAGTATGTCGACTTTGAGCCCAAGGACATCCGTCTCCCGGACAAGGTTTTCTATCCTGTCCTGAAGGAGATCCTGGACGAGGGACTCGAGGGAGATGCGTTGAAGAACGCATGCAGAGTCAGAAGAGACGAACTGTCTCCCAAGCACATCATCATGCCGGACATCATTGCATCTGTGAGTTATATCCTCAACCTGCCTTACGGTATCGGCAGTGTGGATGATATCGACCATCTGGGCAACAGAAGACTCCGTACAGTCGGAGAACTTCTGCAGAATCAGGTCCGTATCGGTCTTTCCAGAATGGAGAGAGTGATCAGAGAACGGATGACGACCCAGAACAATGAGGATGCCAGCCCGCAGGATCTGATGAACATCCGTCCGGTGACGGCTGCCATCAAGGAATTCTTCGGAAGTTCCCAGCTGTCTCAGTTCATGGATGCCAACAATCCACTGTCGGAACTGACCCATAAGAGAAGACTGTCTGCGCTGGGTCCTGGAGGACTTTCCAGAGAGAGAGCCGGATTCGAAGTCAGAGATATCCATCAGTCTCATTACGGCAGAATGTGCCCGATCGAGACTCCAGAAGGTCCAAACATTGGCCTGATCGGTTCGCTGACCACCTATGGTGTGATCAACGAGTATGGTTTCATAGAGACTCCGTACCGGATCGTAGATAAGGAGAACCACAGAGTCACCGATGAGATCAAGTATTTCACGGCCGACGAGGAAGAGCTCCTCATCATCGCGCAGGCCAACGAGCCGTTGACCGAGGACGGCCACTTCCAGAACGAGAAGGTGGCTGCCAGAGGTGTTGGCGGAGAGATCGCCATGTTCCCGCGGGATCGCGTGGATCTGATGGACGTCTCGCCGAAGCAGGTAGTATCTGTGGCGACGGCGATGATCCCGTTCCTGGAGAACGACGACGCCAACCGTGCGCTGATGGGATCCAACATGCAGCGTCAGGCGGTTCCTCTTCTTGTGACCGAGGCGCCTTACGTAGGTACCGGCATTGAATACAAAGCCGCCAGAGACTCTGGTGTCGTCGTGCTGGCCAAGCACTCCGGTACAGTAGAGTTTGTGGATGCCAAGGAGATCCGCATTCGCAGAGATGACAATAACGAGCTGGAGAAGTACTCCCTGCTGAAGTTCAGAAGATCCAATCAGGGTACCTGTATCAACCAGCGTCCGATCGTTTCCCACGGGGAACACATTGAGGAGGGCGAGGTCATTGCGGACGGTCCTTCTACCGATCTGGGCGAGATCGCACTCGGAAAGAACCTGCTCATTGGGTTCATGACCTGGGAAGGGTATAACTACGAGGATGCGATCATCCTGAACGAGAAACTGATCATGAATGATGTGCTCACCTCGCTGCACATCGTGGAGTACGAGGCAGAGGCGCGTGTCACCAAACTGGCCCCAGAGGAGATCACCAGAGATATTCCTAATGTGGGAGAAGAAGCGTTGCGCAACCTGGACGAGGATGGAATCATCCGCATCGGTGCAGAGGTTTCCTCCGCGGATATCCTGGTCGGAAAGGTCACTCCAAAGGGAGAGAATGACCTTTCCTCAGAAGAGAAGCTTCTCAGAGCAATCTTCGGCGAAAAGGCAAGAGAAGTCAGAGACACCTCCCTGAAGGTACCTCACGGTGAGCAGGGAATCGTCGTTGACGTGAAGGTCTTCTCCAGGGAAAACAAAGACGAACTGCCGCCGGGAGTCACCAAGGCAGTCAGAGTCTACATCGCTACCAAGAGAAAGATCCAGGTAGGAGACAAGATGGCGGGACGTCACGGAAACAAGGGCGTCATCTCCAGGATCCTGCCGGAAGAGGATATGCCGTTCCTGGACGACGGAACTCCGCTGCAGGTCATGCTGAACCCGCTGGGCGTTCCTTCCAGAATGAACGTTGGACAGGTCCTGGAAGTGCATCTGGGACTGGCCGCCAAGAAGAAAGGCTGGTACATCTCCACACCGGTATTCGACGGTGCGACCGAGAAGGACATCCGTCAGATGCTGGTCGAGTGTGGCTATGATGAGACCGGAAAGCTGCGTCTGCGTGACGGACGTACCGGTGAGTATTTCGACAAGCCGGTCACCGTTGGATACATGTACATGCTGAAGCTGCACCACATGGTCGACGACAAGATCCATGCCAGAAGTACCGGTCCGTACTCCATGGTCACCCAGCAGCCGCTGGGAGGCAAGGCGCAGTTCGGCGGACAGCGTTTCGGAGAGATGGAGGTATGGGCGCTGGAGGCATACGGCGCTGCATACACGCTGCAGGAGATCCTGACCGTGAAGTCCGATGACATCACAGGACGTATCAAGACCTACGAGGCCATCGTGAAGGGCGAGAATATCCAGGAGCCTGGCATTCCGGAATCCTTCAAGGTGCTGATCAAGGAACTGCAGTCGCTGGCACTGGATGTGAGAGTCCTCTCTGAAAATGACGAGGAAATCTCGCTGAAGGATATGTCCGAGTATGAAGAACCCTCCAATGCCACCAGAGATATGATGGACATGAAGCCAGAACTCAGAGATGAGAATGAGCTTTTCGAGGCTGGCTATACAGAGGACGAAGACGGAGACTACGACAACGATTCGCCTGTTGCAGAGTAA
- the rpoC gene encoding DNA-directed RNA polymerase subunit beta', translated as MGGKSVDQNRSAKENIELNRFESLQIKLASTDKIVNEWSCGEVTKPETINYRTQKPEPDGLFCERIFGPTKDWECHCGKYKKSNNKGHVCERCGVLITKAKVRRERMGHIALAAPVSHIWYYKGIPSRMGLVLDMTPGSLDVVLYFGGYVVLDPGDPDVTGLYEKKILREDEYRALKEQFGNQFRAAMGAEAIRELLAKIDLDELSTTLRETLKKSTGQKKLRIIRRLEVVEALRLSGNRPEWMILEAVPVIPPDLRPMVQLDGGRFATSDLNDLYRRVINRNNRLKKLLELGAPEIIVRNEKRMLQEAVDSLIDNGRRGKAVTGPGGRALKSLSDMLKGKQGRFRQNLLGKRVDYSGRSVIVVGPELKFYQCGLPKRMALELFKPFIMKELVEQGHAHNIKGAKRMVEHVEKAVWDVLEDVIKEHPVMLNRAPTLHRLGIQAFEPVLVEGKAIKLHPLACTAFNADFDGDQMAVHVPLSVEAQAEARFLMLSVNNILAPKDGSPITTPTQDMILGAYYLTYPGNAKRVVDGKTQYETDEFKDPKVVEKLAEGGYERIPEKGDGKVFTDIDEMLMAYQNGVVGIHARVKVRLFLENDTRGRLVESTVGRFIYNQGIPQDIGFVDREKDPYSLEVDFVCGKKALGKIIDKCYKTHENTGTVLMLDYIKSMGYKYSTKAAVSIGIDDMKIPDNKWEIVEKAQAEVDAFERAYRMGLASEANRLDHLSKTWKAATEEVADALMESLEPDNNLNIMATSGARGSKDQIKQIGGIRGLMGTATGKTVEIPIKANFREGLSILEYFISSNGARKGLADTALRTADSGYLTRRLVDVSHNVIVREYDCGTTAGVEVSAFRERGENEDNILESLHERIAGRTSVEDVVDPRTGEVIVERNELISDDQAKAIEEAGIQSVKIRSVMTCSSRSGVCAKCYGRNLGTGEEVNIGESVGITAAQSIGEPGTQLTMRTFHTGGVAGSDITQGLPRVEELFEARKPKGLAEICEADGVVETIEARTDNKTNVVVLGDDGERKTYQVPYGAKLAVKVGSRVEAGGNISSGPLNPHDIFKLKGVSGVYDYLLMEVQRVYKSQGVDINDKHIEIIVSQMLSKFKVNDPGDTDLLPGGNYNALEIEEANQKAVENGGEPAEAEQLLLGITKAALATNSFLSAASFQETTRVLTDAAIKGKTDRLQGLKENVIIGKLIPAGTGLKRYKSVEVDYGENTEYMASFKKKPKNTENVRFDSSKPESRHDYSVDEPEELDLTPNFVPVTDEVIEETPDLVEVDDMKPEEVFDESAEVVETEEETE; from the coding sequence ATGGGAGGTAAATCTGTGGATCAGAACAGAAGCGCAAAAGAAAACATTGAGTTGAACAGATTTGAATCATTGCAGATCAAGCTTGCTTCGACTGACAAGATCGTAAACGAGTGGTCCTGTGGCGAAGTCACAAAGCCTGAGACCATCAACTACAGAACGCAGAAGCCGGAACCAGACGGATTGTTCTGTGAGCGCATCTTCGGACCGACTAAGGACTGGGAATGCCACTGCGGAAAATACAAGAAGAGCAACAACAAGGGACACGTCTGCGAACGCTGCGGCGTGCTGATCACCAAGGCGAAGGTGAGAAGAGAGCGTATGGGACACATCGCTCTTGCCGCACCGGTTTCCCACATCTGGTATTATAAGGGAATCCCCTCCAGAATGGGACTGGTGTTGGATATGACCCCCGGAAGCCTGGATGTTGTGCTGTACTTCGGTGGATATGTCGTTCTGGATCCCGGTGATCCGGATGTCACCGGCCTGTATGAGAAGAAGATTCTTCGTGAGGACGAATACAGAGCTCTGAAGGAACAGTTTGGAAACCAGTTCCGTGCTGCCATGGGTGCAGAAGCCATTCGTGAGCTCCTGGCCAAGATCGACCTGGATGAACTCAGTACCACCCTCAGAGAGACTCTGAAGAAATCCACCGGCCAGAAAAAGCTTCGGATCATCCGTCGCCTGGAGGTCGTGGAGGCTCTCCGTCTGTCTGGAAACAGACCGGAGTGGATGATCCTGGAAGCGGTTCCTGTTATCCCTCCAGATCTGAGACCGATGGTTCAATTGGATGGCGGCCGGTTCGCCACTTCCGACCTGAATGACCTTTATAGAAGAGTCATCAACAGAAACAACCGTCTGAAGAAGCTCCTGGAACTGGGAGCTCCCGAGATTATCGTCAGAAACGAGAAGAGAATGCTGCAGGAGGCAGTGGACTCCCTCATCGATAACGGCAGACGCGGCAAGGCCGTCACCGGCCCGGGGGGAAGAGCCCTGAAGTCCCTGTCCGACATGCTGAAGGGTAAGCAGGGAAGATTCAGACAGAACCTACTTGGTAAACGTGTCGATTACTCTGGCCGTTCCGTAATCGTTGTCGGACCGGAACTGAAATTCTATCAGTGCGGCCTGCCAAAGAGAATGGCACTGGAACTGTTCAAGCCTTTCATCATGAAGGAACTGGTAGAGCAGGGACACGCCCACAACATCAAGGGCGCCAAGCGCATGGTCGAGCATGTGGAGAAGGCAGTCTGGGACGTGCTGGAGGATGTGATCAAGGAGCATCCGGTCATGCTGAATCGTGCTCCGACATTGCATAGACTGGGTATCCAGGCCTTTGAGCCGGTGCTGGTTGAGGGTAAGGCCATCAAGCTGCATCCGCTGGCTTGTACCGCGTTCAATGCAGACTTCGATGGTGACCAGATGGCTGTCCACGTTCCTCTCTCTGTAGAGGCACAGGCAGAGGCCAGATTCCTGATGTTGTCTGTGAACAACATTCTGGCACCTAAGGATGGATCGCCAATCACCACTCCGACCCAGGATATGATCCTGGGGGCCTACTACCTGACCTATCCGGGCAATGCCAAGCGTGTGGTAGACGGGAAGACCCAGTACGAGACAGATGAGTTCAAGGATCCGAAAGTGGTGGAGAAGCTTGCTGAGGGCGGTTATGAGCGTATCCCTGAGAAGGGCGATGGCAAGGTGTTTACCGACATCGATGAGATGCTCATGGCTTACCAGAACGGTGTGGTCGGTATCCATGCCAGAGTCAAGGTGCGTCTGTTCCTGGAGAACGACACCAGGGGCAGACTGGTGGAATCCACTGTCGGAAGGTTTATTTATAACCAGGGAATTCCTCAGGATATCGGCTTTGTGGACAGAGAGAAGGATCCTTATTCGCTGGAAGTCGACTTTGTCTGCGGAAAGAAAGCCCTGGGCAAGATCATCGACAAGTGCTACAAGACACATGAAAACACCGGCACCGTGCTGATGCTGGACTACATCAAGTCCATGGGATACAAGTATTCCACCAAGGCGGCTGTCAGCATCGGTATCGATGACATGAAGATTCCGGACAACAAGTGGGAGATCGTTGAGAAGGCACAGGCAGAGGTTGACGCTTTTGAGCGGGCATACAGAATGGGTCTTGCCTCTGAGGCAAACCGTCTGGATCACCTGTCCAAGACCTGGAAGGCAGCTACCGAAGAGGTCGCTGATGCGCTGATGGAATCTCTGGAGCCAGACAACAACCTGAACATCATGGCCACCTCCGGTGCGCGAGGCAGTAAGGACCAGATCAAGCAGATCGGTGGTATCCGAGGTCTGATGGGTACAGCGACTGGTAAGACCGTCGAGATTCCTATCAAGGCAAACTTCCGTGAAGGCTTGTCCATCCTGGAGTATTTCATCTCCTCCAACGGTGCCCGTAAGGGACTGGCAGATACGGCGCTGCGTACCGCAGACTCCGGTTATCTGACCAGAAGACTGGTAGACGTTTCTCACAACGTGATCGTCAGAGAGTATGACTGTGGTACCACCGCAGGTGTGGAAGTATCCGCTTTCCGCGAGCGCGGAGAGAACGAGGACAACATCCTGGAATCTCTCCATGAGCGTATCGCTGGTAGAACCTCTGTGGAGGACGTGGTAGATCCGCGTACAGGTGAAGTCATCGTGGAGAGAAACGAGCTGATCTCCGATGATCAGGCGAAGGCGATCGAGGAAGCCGGTATCCAGTCCGTCAAGATCCGTTCGGTCATGACCTGCAGCAGTCGCTCCGGTGTCTGCGCCAAGTGTTACGGTCGTAACCTGGGAACCGGAGAGGAAGTCAACATCGGTGAGTCTGTTGGTATCACCGCGGCACAGTCCATCGGTGAGCCGGGTACACAGCTGACCATGAGAACCTTCCATACCGGCGGTGTTGCCGGAAGCGATATCACCCAGGGTCTGCCGAGAGTCGAGGAGTTGTTCGAGGCTCGTAAGCCGAAGGGACTTGCAGAGATCTGTGAGGCAGACGGCGTGGTTGAGACCATCGAGGCCAGAACAGACAACAAGACAAACGTCGTTGTCCTGGGGGATGATGGTGAGAGGAAGACTTACCAGGTTCCGTATGGTGCCAAGCTGGCCGTCAAGGTCGGAAGCCGTGTAGAAGCCGGCGGCAACATCTCCAGTGGTCCGCTGAACCCGCATGACATCTTCAAACTGAAGGGCGTCAGTGGCGTCTATGACTACCTGCTGATGGAAGTACAACGCGTATACAAGAGCCAGGGTGTAGATATCAACGACAAGCACATCGAGATCATTGTCAGCCAGATGCTGAGCAAGTTCAAGGTGAACGATCCGGGAGACACTGATCTCCTTCCGGGAGGCAATTACAACGCTCTGGAGATTGAGGAAGCGAACCAGAAGGCAGTGGAGAATGGCGGTGAGCCGGCAGAGGCAGAGCAGCTGCTGCTGGGAATCACCAAGGCTGCGCTGGCCACCAATTCCTTCCTGTCGGCAGCCTCCTTCCAGGAGACCACCCGTGTTCTGACGGATGCAGCCATCAAGGGCAAGACAGACCGTCTGCAGGGACTGAAGGAGAACGTCATCATCGGTAAGCTGATTCCGGCGGGAACCGGTTTGAAGCGCTACAAGAGCGTGGAGGTGGACTACGGCGAAAACACCGAGTACATGGCATCTTTCAAGAAAAAGCCAAAGAACACCGAGAACGTACGGTTCGATTCCAGCAAGCCTGAGTCAAGACATGACTACAGTGTGGATGAGCCTGAGGAACTCGATCTTACTCCGAATTTTGTACCTGTGACCGATGAGGTGATCGAAGAGACTCCAGATCTGGTGGAAGTTGACGATATGAAACCAGAAGAAGTGTTCGACGAATCCGCGGAGGTCGTAGAGACAGAAGAAGAAACCGAATAG
- the rpsL gene encoding 30S ribosomal protein S12 produces the protein MPTINQLVRQGRTSSVKKSDAPALGKGMNSLRRVSTDQSSPQKRGVCTSVKTVTPKKPNSALRKVARVRLTNGIEVTAYIPGIGHNLQEHSVVLIRGGRVKDLPGVRYHIIRGTLDTAGVSDRGQARSKYGAKRPKKK, from the coding sequence ATGCCTACTATCAATCAGTTAGTACGTCAGGGCAGAACCAGCTCGGTCAAGAAATCCGATGCACCTGCACTGGGTAAGGGAATGAACTCACTGAGAAGAGTTTCTACAGATCAGAGCTCTCCGCAGAAGAGAGGCGTCTGCACCTCTGTAAAGACCGTCACTCCGAAGAAGCCGAATTCCGCGCTCAGAAAGGTCGCAAGGGTTCGTCTGACCAACGGAATCGAAGTTACCGCTTACATTCCGGGAATCGGACACAATCTGCAGGAGCACAGTGTCGTCCTCATCAGAGGCGGCAGAGTCAAGGACCTCCCTGGTGTGAGATATCACATCATCAGAGGAACTCTGGACACAGCCGGTGTTTCCGACAGAGGCCAGGCTCGTTCCAAGTACGGTGCCAAGCGTCCTAAGAAAAAATAA
- the rpsG gene encoding 30S ribosomal protein S7, with product MPRKGKTPKREVLPDPVYGSVVVSKLINSIMLDGKKGVAQKIVYTAFDQIREKTGEEPLEVFEKAMNNIMPVVEVKSRRIGGANYQVPIEVRAERRQTLGLRWLTKYTRLRGERTMSERLAKELMDAANNTGSSVKKKEDTHKMAEANKAFAHFKW from the coding sequence GTGCCAAGAAAAGGTAAAACACCAAAGAGAGAAGTACTTCCAGATCCTGTATACGGAAGCGTCGTCGTTTCCAAGCTGATCAACAGCATTATGTTGGACGGCAAGAAGGGCGTTGCGCAGAAGATCGTATACACCGCCTTCGACCAGATCAGGGAGAAGACCGGCGAGGAGCCGCTGGAAGTATTCGAGAAGGCAATGAACAACATCATGCCTGTAGTAGAAGTTAAATCGAGAAGAATCGGTGGTGCGAACTACCAGGTTCCTATCGAGGTCAGAGCAGAGAGAAGACAGACTCTCGGTCTGAGATGGCTGACCAAGTACACCAGACTCAGAGGCGAGAGAACCATGTCTGAGCGTCTGGCAAAGGAACTGATGGATGCCGCGAACAACACCGGATCCTCTGTTAAGAAGAAGGAAGACACTCACAAGATGGCTGAGGCAAACAAGGCGTTTGCACACTTCAAATGGTAA
- the fusA gene encoding elongation factor G — protein sequence MAGREFSLEKTRNIGIMAHIDAGKTTTTERILFYTGKTHKIGETHDGAAQMDWMEQEQERGITITSAATTAQWKGHRINIIDTPGHVDFTVEVERSLRVLDGAVTVLCAKGGVEPQSETVWRQAEGYGVPRMIFVNKMDIMGADFFRVVDMVKDRLKANAVPVQLPIGKEENFKGIIDLITMKAEVYEDELGTKIDEESIPEDMLELAEEWREKMLESVAESDEDLMMKFLEGEELTEQEIKETIRKQTIANEMVPVMCGSAYKNKGVQMLLDGIVDYMPAPIDIPPIKGVDPDSGEEVERVSDDKEPFSALAFKIMADPYVGKLAFFRVYSGTLDSGSYVYNSTKGHKERIGRILQMHANKREEIPKVYSGDIAAAVGLKNTTTGDTLCDESHEVILESMEFPDPVIEIAIEPKTKAGQEKMGVALAKLAEEDPTFKTYTNEETGQTIIAGMGELHLEIIVDRLLREFKVEANVGKPQVSYKETITGTADVDHKYAKQSGGHGQYGHVKIKVYPREPGEGFEFVNSIVGGAIPKEYIGPIEEGIKSAMEVGPVAGYQVVDVGVELYDGSYHEVDSSEMAFKVAASMAFREAAKKANPVLLEPVFKVEVTVPEEYMGDVIGDISGRRGRIEGSDMNNGAVAIRAMVPLSEMFGYATDLRSRTQGRGIYVMQFDHFEKLPDNLLDKVSTK from the coding sequence ATGGCAGGTAGAGAATTTTCGTTGGAAAAAACGAGAAATATCGGGATCATGGCCCACATCGATGCGGGCAAAACGACTACCACGGAGCGTATCCTCTTCTATACCGGTAAGACGCACAAGATCGGGGAGACCCATGATGGTGCGGCACAGATGGACTGGATGGAACAGGAACAGGAGCGTGGTATCACGATTACCTCTGCTGCTACGACCGCACAGTGGAAAGGTCATAGGATCAATATCATTGACACTCCGGGACACGTTGACTTTACCGTTGAAGTTGAGAGATCACTCAGAGTTCTTGACGGGGCCGTCACCGTGCTTTGTGCGAAGGGCGGCGTAGAACCTCAGTCCGAGACAGTCTGGAGACAGGCAGAAGGATATGGCGTACCCAGAATGATCTTCGTAAACAAGATGGACATCATGGGTGCGGACTTTTTCCGAGTCGTAGATATGGTGAAGGACAGACTGAAGGCGAATGCCGTACCTGTCCAGTTGCCGATTGGTAAGGAAGAGAATTTCAAGGGAATCATCGACCTTATCACAATGAAAGCAGAGGTTTACGAAGACGAGCTGGGCACCAAGATCGACGAGGAGTCGATTCCGGAAGATATGCTCGAGCTCGCAGAGGAATGGAGAGAGAAGATGTTGGAGTCCGTTGCGGAGTCCGACGAAGATCTCATGATGAAATTCCTCGAGGGCGAAGAACTGACAGAGCAGGAGATCAAGGAGACGATTCGTAAGCAGACCATCGCCAACGAGATGGTTCCTGTGATGTGTGGTTCCGCATACAAGAATAAGGGCGTACAGATGCTGCTGGATGGTATCGTGGATTACATGCCGGCACCGATCGATATCCCGCCAATCAAGGGCGTTGACCCGGATTCTGGCGAGGAGGTCGAGAGAGTGTCCGACGACAAGGAACCGTTCTCCGCACTGGCGTTCAAGATCATGGCAGATCCGTATGTAGGAAAGCTGGCATTCTTCCGGGTATACTCCGGAACGCTGGACTCCGGTTCCTATGTGTATAACTCCACCAAGGGACACAAGGAAAGGATCGGCCGTATCCTGCAGATGCACGCGAACAAGAGAGAGGAGATTCCCAAGGTCTACTCTGGCGACATCGCGGCTGCCGTAGGACTGAAGAATACGACGACAGGCGATACTCTCTGTGACGAGAGTCACGAGGTCATTCTGGAATCCATGGAATTCCCGGATCCTGTAATTGAGATCGCCATCGAGCCGAAGACTAAAGCCGGCCAGGAGAAGATGGGCGTTGCTCTGGCCAAGCTGGCTGAAGAAGATCCGACATTCAAGACCTACACCAACGAGGAGACAGGACAGACCATCATCGCTGGAATGGGCGAGCTCCATCTGGAGATCATCGTGGACAGACTGCTCCGTGAGTTCAAGGTTGAGGCGAATGTTGGAAAACCGCAGGTATCCTACAAGGAGACCATTACAGGAACTGCTGATGTGGACCACAAGTACGCCAAGCAGTCAGGTGGCCATGGACAGTATGGACATGTCAAGATCAAGGTATACCCGAGAGAGCCGGGCGAAGGATTTGAGTTTGTCAACTCCATCGTCGGAGGTGCGATCCCGAAGGAATACATTGGCCCAATCGAGGAAGGAATCAAGTCCGCCATGGAAGTTGGTCCGGTGGCTGGCTACCAGGTAGTGGATGTGGGCGTCGAACTGTACGACGGTTCCTACCACGAGGTCGACTCCTCCGAGATGGCATTTAAGGTTGCTGCCTCTATGGCATTCCGGGAGGCTGCCAAGAAGGCAAACCCGGTACTGCTTGAGCCTGTATTCAAGGTAGAGGTGACTGTACCTGAAGAGTACATGGGCGATGTCATTGGCGACATCTCTGGCAGAAGAGGCCGTATCGAAGGCTCCGACATGAACAACGGCGCAGTGGCCATCCGTGCGATGGTTCCGCTGTCCGAGATGTTCGGATACGCTACAGATCTTCGTTCCCGTACACAGGGACGTGGTATCTATGTCATGCAGTTCGACCACTTCGAAAAGCTGCCTGACAACCTGCTTGACAAGGTAAGCACTAAGTAA
- the tuf gene encoding elongation factor Tu → MAKQKYERTKPHINIGTIGHVDHGKTTLTAAITKVLHQRYSLGENVEFDQIDKAPEEKERGITISSAHVEYETPNRHYAHVDCPGHADYVKNMITGAAQMDGAILVVAATDGPMPQTREHILLSRQVGVPYIIVFLNKCDMVDDEELLELVEMEVRELLTEYEFPGDDTPIIKGSALKALEDPAGEWGDKVVELMEAVDEYIPEPERDNDKPFLMPVEDVFSITGRGTVATGRVERGMLKVGDEVEIVGLSDEKRKVVVTGVEMFRKILDQAETGDNIGALLRGVQRTEIERGQVLAAPGTIHPHTQFKGQVYVLKKEEGGRHTPFFNGYRPQFYFRTTDVTGDLKLPEGTEMCMPGDNVVMEIKLITPIAIEEGLRFAIREGGRTVGSGVVTEIIE, encoded by the coding sequence ATGGCAAAACAGAAATACGAGAGAACCAAGCCGCATATCAACATCGGAACAATTGGTCACGTAGACCATGGTAAGACAACTCTGACAGCTGCCATCACCAAGGTACTGCATCAGAGATACAGCCTGGGCGAGAACGTTGAGTTCGACCAGATCGACAAGGCACCGGAAGAGAAGGAAAGAGGAATCACCATTTCTTCCGCACACGTAGAGTATGAGACCCCGAACAGACACTACGCACACGTAGACTGCCCGGGCCACGCAGACTATGTAAAGAACATGATCACCGGAGCAGCGCAGATGGACGGAGCTATCCTGGTAGTAGCTGCAACAGATGGACCGATGCCGCAGACCAGAGAGCACATCCTGCTGTCCAGACAGGTAGGCGTACCTTACATCATCGTGTTCCTGAACAAGTGTGACATGGTAGATGACGAGGAGCTGCTGGAGCTGGTGGAGATGGAAGTCCGCGAGCTGCTGACCGAGTACGAGTTCCCTGGCGATGACACACCGATCATCAAGGGATCCGCGCTGAAGGCACTGGAAGATCCAGCTGGAGAGTGGGGAGACAAGGTTGTCGAGCTGATGGAAGCCGTAGACGAGTACATCCCCGAGCCGGAGAGAGACAACGACAAGCCGTTCCTGATGCCGGTAGAGGACGTCTTCTCCATCACCGGACGTGGAACAGTTGCGACCGGAAGAGTAGAGAGAGGAATGCTGAAGGTAGGCGACGAGGTGGAGATCGTTGGACTGTCCGACGAGAAGAGAAAGGTGGTCGTCACCGGAGTCGAGATGTTCAGAAAGATCCTGGACCAGGCAGAGACCGGAGACAACATCGGCGCACTGCTGAGAGGCGTACAGAGAACCGAGATCGAGAGAGGACAGGTTCTGGCAGCACCGGGAACCATCCATCCGCATACACAGTTCAAGGGCCAGGTATACGTACTGAAGAAGGAAGAGGGCGGAAGACACACCCCGTTCTTCAACGGATACAGACCGCAGTTCTACTTCAGAACAACCGACGTAACCGGCGATCTGAAGCTGCCTGAGGGCACAGAGATGTGCATGCCTGGAGATAACGTAGTCATGGAGATCAAGCTGATCACCCCGATCGCGATCGAGGAAGGACTGCGCTTCGCTATCAGAGAAGGTGGAAGAACCGTAGGATCCGGTGTTGTAACTGAGATCATCGAGTAA